The proteins below are encoded in one region of Carassius auratus strain Wakin unplaced genomic scaffold, ASM336829v1 scaf_tig00214183_4049273_7079891, whole genome shotgun sequence:
- the LOC113091356 gene encoding vacuolar ATPase assembly integral membrane protein vma21 — protein MQNYDKTAVGSMPATAPDFRGNDGSLVSVLKTLLFFTLLMITLPIGLYFASKSFLFEASLGYSSNDSYFYAAIVAVLAVHVVLALFVYVAWNEGSQQWREGKQD, from the exons atgcAAAATTACGACAAGACAGCTGTGGGCTCCATGCCTGCCACCGCGCCTGATTTCAGAGG GAATGACGGTTCTCTTGTCTCTGTTCTCAAGACTCTCTTGTTTTTCACGCTTCTGATGATAACTCTACCCATCGGACTGTATTTTGCATCGAAGTCTTTTCTCTTTGAAG CCTCTCTGGGTTACTCCAGCAATGACAGCTACTTCTATGCTGCCATTGTTGCAGTGCTTGCCGTCCATGTAGTTTTGGCACTCTTCGTTTATGTTGCATGGAATGAGGGATCACAACAATGGAGAGAGGGAAAACAGGATTAA
- the LOC113091363 gene encoding melatonin receptor type 1B-like: MALMKANFSCLDSVSRGNNCLPARSTSPGVAATLAGVLIFTTVADIVGNLLVILSVYRNKKLRNAGNLFVVSLSVADLVVALYPYPLALFAIFHNGWTMGSLHCQLSGFVMGLSVIGSVFNITAIAINRYCYICHSFRYDRLYSRRNTCLYLLLTWMLTALATVPNFLVGSLKYDPRVFSCTFTQTASSSYTVCVVLIHFLVPLGVVSFCYLRIWTLVIRVKSRVRPNPKVRAADLRNFLTMFVVFVLFAVCWAPLNLIGLAVAVNPARVAPNVPEWLFVTSYFMAYFNSCLNAVVYGLLNQNFRQEYKQILRALCTPRALFTESSRYNTEAIKSKHSPAGTNNNVKDTNMYKGGVTHTLL, translated from the exons ATGGCATTAATGAAGGCGAACTTCAGCTGTCTGGATAGTGTCTCCCGTGGAAACAACTGCCTCCCTGCCAGGAGCACGTCTCCCGGGGTAGCGGCCACCCTCGCCGGCGTGCTGATCTTCACCACCGTGGCTGATATCGTTGGAAATCTACTGGTTATCCTATCCGTGTACAGGAACAAGAAACTCAGGAATGCAG GTAACCTCTTTGTGGTCAGTCTTTCTGTCGCTGACTTGGTGGTGGCACTGTACCCCTACCCATTGGCTTTGTTCGCTATCTTCCATAATGGCTGGACAATGGGTTCCCTGCACTGCCAGCTGAGTGGGTTTGTTATGGGACTGAGTGTGATCGGCTCGGTTTTCAACATCACTGCAATCGCCATCAACCGTTACTGCTACATCTGCCACAGTTTCCGCTATGACCGGCTGTATTCTCGTCGAAACACCTGTCTGTACCTGCTGCTCACTTGGATGCTAACCGCTCTGGCCACCGTGCCCAACTTCCTTGTTGGTTCCCTAAAATACGACCCACGCGTCTTCTCCTGCACATTCACCCAGACAGCAAGCTCTTCTTACACTGTCTGCGTTGTTCTGATTCACTTCCTTGTTCCTCTGGGTGTGGTTTCTTTCTGCTACTTGCGCATATGGACATTGGTGATTAGGGTCAAAAGTCGTGTCCGCCCCAATCCAAAAGTCAGAGCGGCCGACCTGAGGAATTTCTTGACGATGTTTGTGGTGTTTGTGCTGTTCGCCGTGTGCTGGGCACCCCTGAACTTGATTGGGCTCGCCGTGGCGGTTAACCCAGCAAGAGTGGCACCGAATGTCCCAGAGTGGCTGTTTGTTACCAGCTACTTCATGGCATATTTCAACAGCTGTCTGAATGCTGTTGTCTATGGGTTGCTTAACCAGAACTTCAGGCAAGAGTACAAACAGATTCTCCGTGCTCTCTGCACCCCAAGAGCACTGTTCACTGAAAGTTCCAGGTACAACACTGAAGCCATAAAGAGCAAACATTCACCGGCAGGAACCAATAACAATGTGAAAGACACCAATATGTACAAGGGTGGAGTAACACACACTCTTTTATAG